acaaaggcaaaggggataagagtgagtgctcaaattacagaggtataggtttgttgagtattcctggtaaattatatgggagggtattgattgagagggtgaaggcatgtacagagcatcagattggggaagagcagtgtggtttcagaagtggtagaggatgtgtggatcaggtgtttgctttgaagaatgtatgtgagaaatacttagaaaagcaaatggatttgtatgtagcatttatggatctggagaaggcatatgatagagttgatagagatgctctgtggaaggtattaagaatatatggtgtgggaggcaagttgttagaagcagtgaaaagtttttatcgaggatgtaaggcatgtgtacgtgtaggaagagaggaaagtgattggttctcagtgaatgtaggtttgcggcaggggtgtgtgatgtctccatggttgtttaatttgtttatggatggggttgttagggaggtaaatgcaagagttttggaaagaggggcaagtatgaagtctgttggggatgagagagcttgggaagtgagtcagttgttgttcgctgatgatacagcgctggtggctgattcatgtgaaaaactgcagaagctggtgactgagtttggtaaagtgtgtggaagaagaaagttaagagtaaatgtgaataagagcaaggttattaggtacagtagggttgagggtcaagtcaattgggaggtgagtttgaatggagaaaaactggaggaagtgaagtgttttagatatctgggagtggatctggcagcagatggaaccatggaagcggaagtggatcatagggtgggggagggggcgaaaattctgggggccttgaagaatgtgtggaagttgagaacattatctcggaaagcaaaaatgggtatgtttgaaggaatagtggttccaacaatgttgtatggttgcgaggcgtgggctatggatagagttgtgcgcaggaggatgaatgtgctggaaatgagatgtttgaggacaatgtgtggtgtgaggtggtttgatcgagtgagtaacgtaagggtaagagagatgtgtggaaataaaaagagcgtggttgagagagcagaagagggtgttttgaagtggtttgggcacatggagaggatgagtgaggaaagattgaccaagaggatatatgtgtcggaggtggagggagcaaggagaagagggagaccaaattggaggtggaaagatggagtgaaaaagattttgtgtgatcggggcctgaacatgcatgagggtgaaaggagggcaaggaatagagtgaattggagcgatgtggtatacaggggttgacgtgctgtcagtggattgaatcaaggcatgtgaagcgtctggggtaaaccatggaaagctgtgtaggtatgtatatttgcgtgtgtggacgtatgtatatacatgtgtatgggggggggggggttgggccatttctttcgtctgtttccttgcgctacctcgcaaacgcgggagacagcgacaaagtataaaaaaaaaaaataaatcaaacaaaataGGGCACTCTGAACGACCATCGAGTGCTAATGCAGCCATAATCACCCATTACCTATGTAATGAAAACATCCAAACCTGCCCTACCTTGATATGTTCTTCATCCATTGCTATACTCTACCCCCTGAAACCAAATCCACTGCCTGATAAATCACCAACTTTCGCACAAAATGAAAGATTCATTCATCCTTCGCACTTTAGAAACATATTTACAGACTCCTACACTCTCTGTTAACACCTtactgacaaaacatattcatattcacaCTAATTATTCGATAAGCGCTAAACAACCGCTCCTAAACAAAGTTTTTAACTCCACTCGACTATCAAAACCTGACTTTCCAGAAAAGCACAAGTTACACTTGCTAGTCCTTACACTCtgaacaccacccatctctccaacatcaaAATAATCAGTTTAACATGCCACAATGCTCCTCATGCCCAAGATCAAACTACTACGCGGAATAAACAGAACACCTAAGCCTCAATTGTCTTGTATTTACCACATAGAGACGGATGCGCAACATACCACAATTCTTGACCTGTGGTATCGCCAGGTGAGTGAGGGCCAGGTGTTGCAGCGGTCCCATATACAGGGATCCCGAAGCAAGAATGAAAGGGGAAGTGTTATGGAGAAAAGAATTTTTGGGATATCATTGCCAACCTTCATGGGTTGACATGTAAATGAAATAGGGACATTTGTTGATTGCTTGGAATGCATTTCGGAACTAGATAATTGATGAAAAGTAGAATGAACCTTTTGAGATATATCTTATGTACTTATACGCAACAAAAACACAGAACGTGCGTACTTAAGTATGTGCAGGTGCATATGAAATGTCTTTGAAAGAAAAAGGTGCTATCCAAAGTATCgtatgaatatttcattttaGCTTTTCATATGAGTAGATAACgtatataatgacggtatcggccATAGGTTGCTGTACATAGGACCACCACAGTCCCTTTTGGGGACCCCACGCCAGTGAGTCACAACGAGATACAGTATCTTTCAGGAAGCCCACCCTCAACACAAATGACAGTACCTCTCGGGGTACGCACACCTCTATGTCTCCACAAGCCACAGTATCTCTCAGAAGATCTACACCACTGAATCAACATAAGGCCCAGTTCCTCTCGATAAACCAACACCAATGAATCAACACGAGCCACAGTAACTCTCAGGAGAGCCACACCACTTAGTCACTTTCCAGATTCTCGTAGGAAATAAAATTTCAAGACAAAATCCGCACGATAAACAACAGGTATTTTCCCTGAACTTGCCACACATTGTTCAGTACCTTACAACTGTTTACATTCCTATATCTGCTACAACTTTGGTTCAGTCTCTGTGAGTTGCAACGTTAGTGATTGAAACCTTAGATCTGACAAAGCTGTTATTCATTCTCCTTAACCACTTGTTCAGTTCCATACAATTGTCTGTCAGTTCCTCACATCTAACACTGCCCATTTCCATTTATTTACTCTCGTTACAGCAGTCAGTAAGAGCCCACAGCTGTTACACCTGCTGTTGAAAACTCAACATCTACCATACATCGTGATTAGTCCCAGTTATCTGTTCAGTGTTGTGTTCATTGCTCATTCAATAAGCAATATCCTCTTAGTAgtttttacgattttttttttagtgtataaTGGAACACCTCTTTCTACAGTTGCTTGGACCCAACGAACACTAACCATTCTGCTGCCTGTGAGGTCTAAAGCTGGTGCCTGTGGTGTGTACACCAGATAGATCTAAAGTAGAGGTTATAAATGTATCATCTATTGTGTCTACAGCTGGTAGAACCCAAGGAACAGTGATGAATGTGCCGTCTGGTGTGTCTACAGCCGGTCTGACGTTTCTCTCTCAAGCTGGCGTTGGACCATTAACAAGAGGGGATGAAAATGCGTTGAAGTATTTCGTTATGTTGCGACGTACGGGGCCTGTAGGAACTTCTCTGGCAAAGGTAATTGAATACAGGCTCTGGTGCTTCAGGCTGAACCCTTTGTATAGGTGAGAATATAGGCAAGAACGTAGAGACGAGATATTTTTGGACTTAGCTTATACAAAAAATACTTTAACAGCAAAGACTGCGCACAGTTATGGTAGAATTACAGAAGTCATATTACGAAGTCAGTAGAACCTACTACAGTATGTTTATAAAATTTTTAGATGCTCTTAGGTTCAGATAATGAGAGTAATGCTTGTAAGCATACGTACACGGCTAGTTTTGTGATTAGGGGTAAATATAAATGAGAACCAAGGCGGCGTATTATCTCTTTTATTTCTATCTTGATACCGAAGGGCAATAGGTGAGAAGGTAATGGGATAATTTTGTTGCTACTAGATCAAGGCAGAGTAGGGTGGAGACTGGAACAATTTTCACTTGCAGGTGACGCTACGTAAGAACTGGATCAGAGAAGGTGTTGGCAGTTGTTCTTGTGCggtacatacaggagggagatgaTAAAACCAAGTGCAAATCAGCTTTTGGCGTGAAAGTGTAGGACATTTCCATTAGTAGAGAACCTGTGGTGCTGAAGAACTAAAGAATGTAAAGGTATAAAGGTGTATGGTAGTAAACATCAGTATGGATGTTAGTGGTAATACGGATGCCataaacaagagcaaggaagaagAGATGGTGCTGTTCAGAGAACCTGTGTAGGAGGACTGTGCATTGTACAAGACTATGAAAGAAAGGTCTTATATGTGTACCTCAAAAACTTttataaagaatgaaatattaaTGAAAAACTTATTTTGTTGGGAACAGGTATGTCGAGAGCTGTATGATGGTGGACAACGAAATGTGAAGGATTACATTCAATCTTTAGGCTTCTCCAATAACAAGTATCGTAAGATCTTCACTGCAGACGAACTAGATGCGCTGGAGGCTGGTACAGACTGGGATCAGTTGGACATAACCTTCCTTTACAAACTATTACAACATGTGTGTCGTCTAGCACCTCCTCATGATCGTAAGTGGGCGAGGCCAGAGCCACATGACAGAGATTGTCTGGAACACATCCTTTTCTCTGTCAAATGTGAGAGAAATTTTCTGTTTCATGAGGCTCTGGGTTTAACAGATTCAGACCTTGACGCTCGGGCACAGAAACTGAAGTCACTATTGGCAAAGGCATTTGAGAAAGCAAGTATCATTACTGGATATGACTATACCcatgatattactgaaatgaagTTAAGAGTTGACGATATTCATCAGTCTAGAACAAAACTTTCTGTACAAGACTATCAGAACGAATTACAAGAATTTCGACATAGACTTCTGAAAGAAGTTATATCTGACTCCCAGAGGGAGCTGTGTCAAAGTTATCAGAGGCTCTGGCAAGCAGATCATGTGTGTTGGCAGTTTAATCCTAGCTCACGTAGAGTGCCTTTCGATAATGTGTATACCAACATAACGCTTTTGACAAGGAAGGACTCTGAACTAACAGTGTCAGATCTGTTAGATTATCAGTTACCCAATGGTTCTCTTCCACGTCTGGTGATTCTGGAAGGCAGTGCTGGTGCGGGGAAGAGTCAACTTTGCAAGTATATTCTCCACTGTTGGGCCACAGGAAACAGTACTTCTACTGCTCTCTTAAATGTTGATATTATCATATTTTTCCAGTGCCATTCAGTGACCTCCAATTCACTGCGGGAGTTCTTCACAGAAGAAATATTAAAGGCCACCTGCAAAGGGCTAAGGCATGAAGATGTCATCCCAACGCTAAGGGAATCTAGGATATCATTCATCATAGACGGGTTAGATGAAGCTGGGAAACAGGCGATGAATCTACTGAAAGATATTAGTGTCAAGTTTCCTGCCAGTCGAGTAGTTGTGACTTGCAGACCAGAGTTCACTAAAGAAGCTAAAAGGATAATTTCTCCGATAGATAATGACTTCATTATACTAAACGTAAAGGGTTTCAGCAGACCCCAGCAGATAGAATACATTGATAAGCTGTTAACTGTAATGGAAGGGGATGCAAGTGAATGTCAAGAGAAGATCAAAACATTATCAACCATCCTTCAAGATCTGGAGCATGGCTTACATTACTTGCTTTGTTTGCCACTCACCTTAACGATGTTAATAGAGCTATGGCTGCAGGATGGTGCCCTTCTCACTACTACGGGCACACTGACCCACGTTCTTCAAAAGTTAGTAGAACTGAGCATCATACTCCTTGCTCAGCGTTTGCAAAGGAGGCCAGAGGAAACCAGGCCAATATTTGTACTGGAACATGCGTGCCGAGAGTGGCTTAAATGTCTGGCTAGAGTGGCGTGGGACTCTCACTGTCGTAATGTTCTGGTACTTAATGAAGAATGGATTGATGATCTTATCGAAGAAGCTTGTCGTCGAGAAATTGATCCTTCGTATGCCCTTTCCTCCTTTCTAAAGCACATGACGCGGGAGGTGACGTTTGGAATCCAGGACATTTGGGAATTTTCTCACAAAGTTTATCAGGACTATCTTTCTGCTTTCCATTTAAGTCAAGAGAAAAAGTTAAGATCGTTTGAACCTCACCGGAGTAAGGAAAGTAATGATACCTTTAATTTCAGAGCTGAATCTGAAGACTCTTCCCCAGAGACAAAGCGACATACAAAAGAACATCCTTGTTTTCCTTATGCTTTTCTTCGATGTTGCCTTTCTGCTGGTAAGCATAAGAATCGTCCATTGAGACCTTCATCTGCATCAAGACGTTTACCGAAAAGCTTACCTCGGTCCTTTAGATCTAGAGAATATGCAGAGACAAATGGTATACGAGAATCTTCCTTCCTTAAACCTATTTGGCGAGATGTCAGGGATAGACATATATCAACAAATACCACATACAGAAGGGAAGTTGCTGCAAGGGCAGATCACTACATGCTTCAGTATTTAGCGGCCTTAAATCTTTCTAAGCAAGAACCTGATGTTAGGGAAATAGTAGCCATTGTAAAGGATTTTAATGAGAGTATAATGGATGATATATGGAGTTCCTGGTCAAACCTCATCAGAGAATGTGCTGAACATGATCTGTTATCTTCCATAGTTAGGCCTTATCTTGAAGATATAAATGTAGAATTAAACGGCAAATTTGATAAAATCAATCAAACTCTTCGAACTGTTCAGTACTTGATGCAGACAACAAGATTTGTACCTAAATCGCTTTCTTTGTGGATCTCTGACGATGATGTATTTCCTGAAGCTCTGCCATCCCTGTTGCTCTCATTGGAAAAACTGTCAGTATCTACAGACTTTAAATGCAGTCTCACTCACTGCTTGGATTTGTACCACTGTCTGACTCAGCAAGAGGCCCTACAGTATTTGGCGATAACCATTTATGCAAGCAATTTTGTCGAGTTGAATGGCTTAAAGCTGTTACTCCAATATCTGCATGGATCAGACTGCAATGTGAAACTAGGGATATCAATAGACAACCTACAAAATATGATGAACCTCGCAGAATGCTTTTCTGTGATATCATTACCGAGGAAGACTGAACTGTGCCTATCGTTCTCGTGTGTAAGACTTGCCATGCTGGAGCCTCTGTGTCAGGTATTCCAGGCCTTCCCTCAGCACGCATCACTGACCGTCACCTTCAACCACAATAATTTTGGTGACCTTTCTGTCCAGTTGCAAGAACTAGTAACTCAGGCTCTGACAGACGCCCGGGTGAAGGTCGCAGGGGTTTGGCTGAAGATGGAGGCCGATGCCATGTCCACAAGCGATCATTACAATGAGTCGGCTGGCATCATGACCGGCGACACTCCTAATGTCTCCTTTCATCATGATAACAGTGGTGATAATGTGAACCTAAGGTTATTACGCAGAAAAGAGAACGTAGTGCTTGCTACAGATAATAATTAGGATAAATTCACTGTAGCAGGAGTCCCCATCTGTGTTGCTGTATGTCAGGAAGAATGTCAGTACATGAGTCAGGTGTGCAATATCTTTGAGGGGCGCTTGACTGAAGCCCAAATTTAAGGTATATCTTGATTGTTATGCAAGAAGAGTCATTCCCATGTTAAACAtatgttatttttctttccataatAACTGAAACAAGTATATACAAACCAATATCAGCTAATGTTACGATTATCTCGTGGTTGATTGCAGCTACAATATCAACGTTTTCCATTAGAATTCACGTAAAATCTTATACTTGATCTCTTGCAGCTGACAAGACGGAAAATCTGATTCTAACTTTCCGATTGTTATGTGAATTATGGTTTGTGTACtaacatataaacaaaactttCAGTTAAAATTTTTCCAAGAATCAGATTTTGGTTTCTGTGTCCTGAACTATAGTCCTCGACATGAAACTTATCTCCAGAAACACATGGGGTGTAGATAGTGGAGCTATGTTGTGCCTGGTACTTAGGTATATCCAGCATGAGTGCCACGCGGGCAGACAACTCAAAACAGTGGCACTGGAAGGTAGACTCTTCTTCATTCAGTCAGGTTAGATAACCTGGTTTCATAGCTAAGGATGATACCAAGGTCATCGTAAGAGTAAAGTATTTTCATGTCTCCTTGTAACTGTTGGACAGGCACCAGCACTAGTGATAGGCATAATTAGTGAAATTCATTCTCTACCAAATGtaaggtgatggtaatgggaaagAATGAA
The DNA window shown above is from Panulirus ornatus isolate Po-2019 chromosome 25, ASM3632096v1, whole genome shotgun sequence and carries:
- the LOC139757306 gene encoding uncharacterized protein; translation: MNVPSGVSTAGLTFLSQAGVGPLTRGDENALKYFVMLRRTGPVGTSLAKVCRELYDGGQRNVKDYIQSLGFSNNKYRKIFTADELDALEAGTDWDQLDITFLYKLLQHVCRLAPPHDRKWARPEPHDRDCLEHILFSVKCERNFLFHEALGLTDSDLDARAQKLKSLLAKAFEKASIITGYDYTHDITEMKLRVDDIHQSRTKLSVQDYQNELQEFRHRLLKEVISDSQRELCQSYQRLWQADHVCWQFNPSSRRVPFDNVYTNITLLTRKDSELTVSDLLDYQLPNGSLPRLVILEGSAGAGKSQLCKYILHCWATGNSTSTALLNVDIIIFFQCHSVTSNSLREFFTEEILKATCKGLRHEDVIPTLRESRISFIIDGLDEAGKQAMNLLKDISVKFPASRVVVTCRPEFTKEAKRIISPIDNDFIILNVKGFSRPQQIEYIDKLLTVMEGDASECQEKIKTLSTILQDLEHGLHYLLCLPLTLTMLIELWLQDGALLTTTGTLTHVLQKLVELSIILLAQRLQRRPEETRPIFVLEHACREWLKCLARVAWDSHCRNVLVLNEEWIDDLIEEACRREIDPSYALSSFLKHMTREVTFGIQDIWEFSHKVYQDYLSAFHLSQEKKLRSFEPHRSKESNDTFNFRAESEDSSPETKRHTKEHPCFPYAFLRCCLSAGKHKNRPLRPSSASRRLPKSLPRSFRSREYAETNGIRESSFLKPIWRDVRDRHISTNTTYRREVAARADHYMLQYLAALNLSKQEPDVREIVAIVKDFNESIMDDIWSSWSNLIRECAEHDLLSSIVRPYLEDINVELNGKFDKINQTLRTVQYLMQTTRFVPKSLSLWISDDDVFPEALPSLLLSLEKLSVSTDFKCSLTHCLDLYHCLTQQEALQYLAITIYASNFVELNGLKLLLQYLHGSDCNVKLGISIDNLQNMMNLAECFSVISLPRKTELCLSFSCVRLAMLEPLCQVFQAFPQHASLTVTFNHNNFGDLSVQLQELVTQALTDARVKVAGVWLKMEADAMSTSDHYNESAGIMTGDTPNVSFHHDNSGDNVNLRLLRRKENVVLATDNN